Proteins found in one Sporosarcina sp. FSL K6-3457 genomic segment:
- a CDS encoding response regulator transcription factor, whose translation MFSILIVEDETKISAIVASRLQTWGYVTHIIEDFQKVEEAFLTIEPHLVILDINLPYFNGFYWCERIRKHSNVPVLFLSSRTAEMDMMMALNIGGDDFIQKPFSMEMLVTKIHTLLRRSYTYHTVEMDIIQHRDIALHIKKMMVYIEDKEIELTRNELKILCVLFTHKNQIVQRDQIIRALWEDENFIDDNTLTVNINRLRRKLSDYGIEDYIQTKKGQGYILV comes from the coding sequence ATGTTCTCTATTTTAATTGTTGAAGACGAAACGAAAATCAGTGCAATTGTTGCTAGTCGTTTACAAACCTGGGGCTATGTGACGCACATCATCGAGGACTTTCAAAAAGTAGAAGAAGCATTTCTAACAATCGAGCCCCATCTCGTCATTTTGGATATTAACCTCCCTTATTTTAACGGATTTTATTGGTGCGAACGGATACGTAAACATTCCAATGTCCCTGTCCTTTTCCTATCTTCACGAACAGCAGAAATGGATATGATGATGGCTTTAAATATCGGCGGAGATGACTTTATTCAGAAACCTTTTTCTATGGAAATGCTTGTGACCAAAATACATACACTCCTTAGGAGATCATATACCTATCACACGGTCGAAATGGATATCATTCAACACCGTGACATCGCACTACATATTAAAAAAATGATGGTTTATATTGAAGATAAAGAAATCGAACTGACAAGAAATGAATTGAAGATTCTCTGTGTACTCTTTACCCATAAAAATCAAATTGTTCAGCGTGATCAAATCATACGCGCATTATGGGAAGACGAAAACTTCATTGATGACAATACATTAACCGTTAATATCAATCGCTTACGGCGAAAATTGAGTGATTATGGCATTGAGGATTACATACAAACGAAAAAAGGACAGGGGTATATACTTGTATGA
- a CDS encoding ABC transporter ATP-binding protein, with protein MLSVENVSKTYKIAGNPVQALKDISFTLKRGELIAIMGTSGSGKSTLLHVLAALDEPDTGKITVNGQYSKNMFKEPRATDYRRDMIGFIFQSYNLLKDLTIEENIALPLLLKEQSQATITRKVGEMLYLMGLEDWKHHRPIQLSGGQQQRVAIGRALITQPPLVLADELTGNLDTNTSKDILRVLTGMKNKFNQSMLMVTHDPIVATYADRVLFFHDGEIVNEYSCSGIDDMDAIMHIFQQILTGQSI; from the coding sequence ATGCTGTCGGTTGAGAATGTTTCAAAAACGTATAAAATAGCAGGCAATCCAGTACAGGCGCTGAAAGATATTTCTTTCACATTAAAAAGAGGGGAACTTATTGCGATTATGGGAACGAGTGGCTCAGGGAAGAGCACGCTCCTACATGTATTAGCAGCTTTAGACGAACCGGATACTGGCAAGATTACGGTGAATGGTCAGTATTCAAAAAATATGTTTAAAGAACCGCGAGCGACAGATTATCGTCGTGATATGATTGGCTTCATTTTTCAGTCATATAATTTATTGAAAGATTTGACGATAGAAGAGAATATCGCACTTCCGCTGTTATTAAAAGAACAATCTCAAGCGACGATTACACGGAAGGTAGGAGAAATGCTGTACTTAATGGGCTTGGAGGATTGGAAGCATCATCGCCCGATTCAACTTTCTGGTGGACAGCAACAACGAGTTGCGATTGGTCGTGCACTGATTACACAGCCTCCGCTTGTTCTGGCGGATGAATTGACCGGAAATTTAGATACAAACACCTCAAAGGATATTTTGCGTGTCTTGACGGGAATGAAAAACAAGTTTAACCAAAGTATGTTGATGGTGACGCATGATCCAATTGTGGCAACTTATGCAGACCGTGTGCTATTTTTTCATGATGGTGAAATTGTAAATGAATATAGTTGTTCGGGGATAGATGATATGGATGCTATTATGCATATCTTCCAACAGATTTTAACAGGACAATCCATATGA